The following is a genomic window from Patescibacteria group bacterium.
CGTCGCCCGGAACAGCGTAAAAAGTTGCCGTACCGCCGCCTGAACCTCCTGACGAAGAGCCGGTTAGATAATCGGTTCTCTTTACCATCCTCGGCAGTATGCCGTCATTATATTCATAAACAGTTTTCGTAACCAAGCTTGACGGATTATCAATATCCGGCTGTTTTTCTTCGATTGGCCGGTCAAGGGCGTCGTAAACGATCTGAAAAACCTTGCCGTTTGGGTCAGTAGCCAGAAAAAGGACAACAATAGGGGCAGGGCCCATTTTCAAAACAATTGTCATATCCATCTATATATTCAAATAATTATTTATCAGTCCATTGTTTAGTACTAAAATTGTACATAGAATTTGGGTTTTCTATAATAATTTCATAATCCTTTTTTTCGATATTCCTAATAGTATATTTAAGCTTAGATCGGCAATAGCCACAAGACATAAAATTTCCAACTGGCGTATTTTTTAATAATAATTTTTCATCGTCAATTTTATAATCAGCGAATAAATAATCATACCCGCAGTTAGAGGGGTAAATTATTTCTATAAAATACACTTTATCCCCTTTCCATTTACTATCCTTGATATAAGGATCAAAATATTTTCCCGAAGAAAAAAAACACCCGCCATATGAATATTCAAAGTCTTCACGTTTTTTCAATTCATCTTTGTATTTTCTAATGATTTCCCTATTTTTTTCAGATGGAAAATAATAGTTAAATATAAAGATGCCTGATAGAAGCAGAATCGCTATCATTAATAATAAAATTTTCTTTGACATACATTGAATCTAATTATTAAATATTCTCCAAATCGAAGCATTTGGCAACCCAAGTCTTGATCGCAGAGCGTCTTCTAAAAATAAGCTCGGTTCCTTATAAATTGGACGCGAGATATAAGCTTGCCCGCTACTATTGAAATTTATACCTCCTCTTGCGCCTTGCACAGATGCACCAAAATGTCTTGAAAAAGCTTCTGCAATGCTGTTTTTACCGACCCCTCCCCTACAAGAATATAATTCAATTTTAATGTCGCCTTTTCTTATATTCTTAGTGCTTAGCTGACCGACAGTTATATCTGTTGCCGGATTAAAATCTGACACTTTATTATTACTCATAATAGAGGCTGTTGTATTTGTTTGCATATTTGTTCCCGGCTTAGTTTTTGTCGTATTGCCAAGATATAGCGATTGCTCCGACCCATGGCCATAATAACCAATATACGAAATGTCTGTTTTTGTGTTAAGAGTTTTATTCCACATTTCAGGACTACTACCCTCCATAACGTATATGGGCTCGCTAAATCCATTTTGAATCATGGTTTGGGCCTGCTTATAGGCCAAATCTCTAAAATAATTTTTGTTTTCTTGATTGCCTCCATAAAATACGATACCAGTTAAGCCGTTAGGATCAATATAATACAGAGGGTTATTATTAACATAGCTATAAGAATTAATTTTTTGAGGATCAGACAAATATTCATTTTCGTAGTCTTTATTTATATCACCGCTTCCAATAATATTAAATAACGGATCCTGGCTAATCCATTTCCCAATACCGGAGTTATAATATCTAGCTCCAACATAATCCAGGCCGGAATCCTCATCTCTGATATAACCGGCAAACTTGTAATCATTCTCATACGTCCCTGCCTTTTCGTCAATCCTCGTTTCCCCGTACGGATAATAATCCAATAGCTGTACAACGTCCCCATTTTCATCAGTATCTGCGTTAGCTCCGGAAAGGTGGTCAGCGTGATGGTAGGCAGTGCTGTTGACTATTTCCGGGTCTAATGAGTCTTCTGTAGTTTGCCTTAGCGTTCCGCCTTTTTTTATCAGTACCCCTCCGTTATGCCTTACCAAGAGCTTGTGGTTCTTTAGGTCGATTTCCAGCCGGGAATGGTCGGCTATGGTTAATACTGCTCCGGCATTGACGGTTACATCTCCCTGGGCCCGGGCTTTGCCGGTAAAGGTGCATGACACGCTAATCGTCCAGTCGCCTGAAGGCGGAGGGGTACAGTCGGGGTTAATATCTATGGTTTGCCTTATCAGGGAAGCAACTCTTTCGCCTCCGGCGAAGATGTATTTTCGGATGTCTTGGCCTTCGACTTCATAGTATTGGTTAATGTAAATCGTGGTTGAGCTGGCCGTTGGGGTGGTTTCTGCCTTTTTGATTCTGTTTCCGTCCTGGTCGTATTGATAGGTGGTTGTCGCCGTTCCATTGTTTGATTGGGTTAACCGGTTATTGTAGTCCCAGGAGTGGGTCCAGGCGCCGTCATTGGTCAGGTTGCCGTTTTGGTCATAGCTATATGTTGCGCCGTTGATGCTGGTTGCCGCGTGGGGATTGGCATAGTTGGTGCCTTGGTAGAGGTAATTGCCGACATCTGATTTGTTCGTTATATTCCCTATGGCATTGTAGTTGTAGGTTTCTCTATAGTTTCCGCCGGATACGGCATTGGTGCTTGAGGCAACAGTCAGGCGGTGGAGATCGTCGTAGGAGAAGTC
Proteins encoded in this region:
- a CDS encoding RHS repeat-associated core domain-containing protein, coding for MATKLSKKLIVIIFSAPSSLQTEGETNPGSVIDPTPEFSAIYNDQDNGDAAFYYRIQIAASTNWTNLIWDSGKTALATSTPKGQRTEEIPYAGTALLADKTTYYWRIKLWDRIDFEGAWSTETASFYYANSYLQNLSYTYDKVGNITRIIDSSNMNTAKTLDFSYDDLHRLTVASSTNAVSGGNYRETYNYNAIGNITNKSDVGNYLYQGTNYANPHAATSINGATYSYDQNGNLTNDGAWTHSWDYNNRLTQSNNGTATTTYQYDQDGNRIKKAETTPTASSTTIYINQYYEVEGQDIRKYIFAGGERVASLIRQTIDINPDCTPPPSGDWTISVSCTFTGKARAQGDVTVNAGAVLTIADHSRLEIDLKNHKLLVRHNGGVLIKKGGTLRQTTEDSLDPEIVNSTAYHHADHLSGANADTDENGDVVQLLDYYPYGETRIDEKAGTYENDYKFAGYIRDEDSGLDYVGARYYNSGIGKWISQDPLFNIIGSGDINKDYENEYLSDPQKINSYSYVNNNPLYYIDPNGLTGIVFYGGNQENKNYFRDLAYKQAQTMIQNGFSEPIYVMEGSSPEMWNKTLNTKTDISYIGYYGHGSEQSLYLGNTTKTKPGTNMQTNTTASIMSNNKVSDFNPATDITVGQLSTKNIRKGDIKIELYSCRGGVGKNSIAEAFSRHFGASVQGARGGINFNSSGQAYISRPIYKEPSLFLEDALRSRLGLPNASIWRIFNN